The Dreissena polymorpha isolate Duluth1 chromosome 4, UMN_Dpol_1.0, whole genome shotgun sequence region AGTACAACTTACTGTTTGTTATTGGCCTCAATCTGGTTACTTCAGGACCCTTTATGGACATGTGGTGCCTGGGATGTACACTTGAAATGGGTACCTTTCCCTCCATGAACACCTTCGGCGGGACAGTCCTATTCTGACAAACTCCCACAATCATTGGCTGCAATGCAGAGGCCCCACTTTGGGCATAGCTAGACGAAGTACAAGAACCAACAGCGGCCTGTTTGGATATCGGACGTAACCTCTTTGCTTTGCTCGACTCTTTCTGTTCCAGTTTCTTAATCATTTTCTGCTCCATCTCAGTCAGATCCTTGTCACAACAGCAGGCTGCAGTACACCGAACATTTGCACGCCGTTTTCGAACAGATTTAGAAGGGTAAAGCTTCGAGTCAGTTTTGGAGGATGTCAATCCCGCTTCACAAAAGGTTGCAGTTTTGTTAATTGGACTCGTATCAACAGGACAGCCTTGGTTGTTATTTTCGTCCAATACCACAGAATTTGTGGAAGAACACTGCAGGGAAGAACATGTTTCTGTTACTACCTTTGTTTGATTTAAGGATTGCACAGGCCTGGATATTGGATTTAGGAACAAAGGACCAGTCTGAACAACTGGGATTCCGTAATTAAACCTGAAAAAAGAATCAAATAATGCGTCAACTAAACTACTACTGAGGGTCAAACTTCAAAATGATCAATATGAACACATGTTTAATGTGAACTAGTCATTTATAAGTTAAAATAGTCAAAATGTTCAGAAGTGGTCTTacagaaaatacttttttttaatgctTTGGAGTGCTATCATTGCATCAAAATTTCCCAGTCATACAATCAGGACAGTGCTGTGGGTTTTTCTGGCATAATTTGGGGTGTCAAAAATTGCATTTGATGTTTACACTTTTATGTTAAATTCAAATTGTTTAAGTGTTGGGCTTTATTGCCTAACAAATCAGAATAATAAAGACTCTACAAATTGTTAAGAGTTAAAGGAACCTGTACATACCTGTAGAGTAATGGGTTTGTAACCCCTTGCTGAAGACCTAGGCTCTGGTTTGTAAGTAAAGACTGGTTTATCAATGGTGTGGACTGAACGAAAGGCTTGGAGGGAGGTCTAGAGCTAGACTGGTTTTGAAGTGCTTGTGCTATACTCAGTAAACAGTCTGTTGTGTTTGGCATACTCTGTGACATTGTATCATGCCTCATTGACACTTGTTGCACCTGTGATTGTGAAATTACTGGAGCACACATGGATGATACCTGCTGTAGTGGATTTGACGTTTCCATCCTCTTCTTGAAGTTGTCCATCGCTGCAAATATGGAGTTCATATAAGGGACCAGCACCCCACCAGCATAGGCAAGGGTAGGAACTGATGGATTATTGAGTGTAGATGACATTGGAAGGCCTGGTTCACCAATTGGTCGGATAGTTTGAAAGGACGTTAAACTGCCTTCCACACTGGCAGAACATGAATTTTCAGAGACTTGGATTTTTTTTGTCAAGTCCAAAGCAGAGTTGACTGCCTGCGATTCAAATGTGCCACTTTTGcaatatatttcagaaaacaactttttttgcaTTATGAAATGAGATGACAGTGATGCATTGGAAGACTTCACACTTGTGCTTTGAATTTCTTCTTGCAATATTTCTTTCTGAGATACTACAAAGTCTTTATTGGTGTCAGTAGTATTACTTAAAGAACTTGAAATTATATTGGAATTCACATCTGAAGTCACAATTGAATCTCCCACATCACCATATTCACTATCAATCTCACTACAGGGGACACTGGCAGTGGCAGCATCAGATTCTTCAAAGGACACATCACAGGTTTCATTTTGGGAGATCACAGTCCTTTCATTCGAAGAAGTTCCTTGGTTAGAAAAAGTACTTGTAGACGTATCTGAGAACGCAGAACTGTCTCTGCTTATTGTATCCATAGTATTCATTATCTGtaacaaattgttttttgttaGTTTTTCACTACCTGCAAATGACATTTTTAACTGGTGTTCATGGCTTGCAACTGAGAAGGCTGCCGTATAGGCACTAGATGCACTAGCAACCGCAATTTTggaaacacttttattaatcccAATCAAATCTGAACTTGCTGTATTCGAACAAGTCATCAGATTTCCATTATTTAAGCCTTGACATTTTTGGCCCATACTTGTAGCCAACATTAAAGGCCCCTGTTCTAATCTTGTAGCCGTGTATAGTGGAGAATGCTTTCTAAAGGAGGAAGTTACATAAGCATTGGTAGGATACCTCGGCTGACCTCCAATATCTACGGCTCCATTCCCAAGCAAGGGCTGAATCCCAGCTTGGTTTAGTAAGTGGCCATTCACTCCATTGGCAATTCTTTCTGGACATTGCCTTACTGGGTTAGGCTGAAAGCTGTACTGGCCAAAGGAGGAAGGATTCAAAAGATGACAGTTTACTTGTGAAATCTGACTTGCAAGTACAGGAGTGGGTCTGGTAATGTTCGCATTCAGATAAGGTGGGTTAGAAATAAAGGTCAGAGGTTGCTGGACAATGCTTACCGGACTTGCAAAGTCAAGACAATACGCTGTGGAAGGACGGTAGACATGTGGTGGATTCTGAGGGGCAAAGTAATGGGGCAGATTCCTGGGCTGGCTGTAGAAATACTGACATGGAAACCTCTGCGAACCAAGAACTGCTGTGCCACTTTGCCAGAGGACATTTTGTTGTGGAATAAATTGTGGAGTGTGTCCTTGAAGCTGGGTGTTTACACCTAGCTGTGGAACATTGTTGTTTATGTAATTGTCATCGAAGGGATTTATAGCACTAGCAGTGTCCAGCATCTCTGTTTGACTTCTGTTATAAGCCATGGGATTCCTTCCAAcagaattgtcatttaatattgGATTTTGGACTTGGTTTTGGTAGTAAGGTGGCACTTTACATGTTGGTTTATTCACCAGATCTATACTGTAGCCCTGTCTAGAGCCCATTGAGCTCACAGCAGTCCAAGTGGAGATGTCTGGGGGTCTACCTTGATTTATCAAGTTGTTAAATACTGACGCTGGTGGtattgaaaactgtgaacaagaGTTTACTAGACCTCTTTGCATATTTTCCATCGCTTCACTATAGCTCCTCTTTATCCCCTGTTTTTCACCTAGGTTACTATTCTGATCAGCATATGAAGCATTCATGGCTGGCACTGGATTCTCAGTCATATCTGGCCAGACTCCACTGTCTGGATTCCAACTTGCACCCACAACCTCACAGTCTTCAAAAATGACAGGATCTGGGGTGTTAAGTGTTGAATTTGATTGTGAACCATTGGTGGGATACTTTGAATTCCACTGGTTGAAGCCGTGGTAACCAATTTCGTGGTCTTTTCCATAGACCTCTGTTGGGCTGAACTGTGTCATGTGAAACACTTCGGGTGACACTCTTTCAGAGTCTGTCTCTGAAGTAACAAGTCCATCGTGTGGGATGCTTTTTACACTGTAGCTATTTTTAACATTTTGGGGTATGGAATCCTGAATGTCACTGAAGTCAGAGTATTGAGAATCTGGGCATGTCTcaattttattgttattcaaaTCTTTTTCAGTATCAACACTTGCTAACTTTAGAATTCCTTCGATTTCTTTACAAGACACATCTGGATTATTCGTGTTCATAGAGTCTGTGTCTCTACTTGTCTCTAATTCATCATCTACATCATTGGCATGTTCATTACCACTACAAGGATTCATATTGTGGTACATCAAATTGCTGTCAACCTGTCTGGGCAAATTTTGAGGAAGATCCTGAAAACATTTATCAGTTTTCAAATCTTTTGCACCACAAGCTTCAACAATTTTGTCAACAAATGCATCACTGTCTGTTTCAATCTCATCCACTAAACTCTGCTCAAGTTCTGAGTAGGAATCAATTTCATTAGACACAGAttcttcattttcatttaattcttGCATACTGCCTTTACTCCTGTCATGTTTgagtatataattatacatatcaTAATCTGACCCTTTCTCCTTGGAAAAGCTCATTTCAccaatgtcatcatcatcattttctgtCTCTGTTTCAATAATAATAGTTATTGAGGAATTCAGACCATTTGAAACTGAACCCTGTTTATCAAAATCCTCATCATTTTGTGCATCTTtctcattatcatcattttcacCATCATCACAAGAAACTGAAGAGCCAGAATGCTGGTCTAAACTGTTAAACTTTTCCTTCAAATCATTCTCTATCTCTTCAAAATCCCTATTGAACTGCAACTGAATTGTTCCACTAGCCTTCCCAACTTCTTGCTCCGATTCCTCACCAGTTCTAATAGACTTAACAACATCATCTGTATCAAGTTCTTTTTTAGGAGCTGCTTCCATTAGTTTGTTCAGTGTAGCTACCTCTTTAGGGTCTTGGCCCTGCATTTCATTTGTAGTGCTTACTGTTTGCTCATCGCTAGAACACAGGTTTTCTGTGTCAATTGCATTCAAGGAGCTGTTGATTGATGCTGACCTTGTTTTCATAGTTTATGGAAATATCTGAAACAAGGACACAGATTTGTTATCTTATTTTCATGTTATGAAGTGGGTCCTAATATCTTCCAATGCTTTTATACCCAATATAAAGGTACATATGGAGATTTCTTCATTATGATATAATTTGGAAATCTACCCAAATGTTttaattagggatgcaagaggtttaattataaccggttaacctaccgaaacgtcCAGTTAACCGGTTTACctgaatcattttttttattatgcttttTTTAATGGAATCATTCATGCGATTTTACGTCTTGTGTGCAACATACTGTCAACTTGCGCTGGCCTCAAATTAGAACAACATGACGCACCATCGACAGTAATAAGTAACGTGTCAACAAAGtattaaagcaataaatcagtaacTTTGTGATTACAAACAGAGGGGATGTTTTGATAATCGCGCTGTTTTGTTTtactcgctaaaatttaactagtGTACGGGCACACTACGGCGGGGATTTGGAGGCTATTAGCGAATATATAATTGGCACATTTATCTATTCACGCAATAAGAATCAGCTTGagacattggacggcttattgtgccgttttgttaataaatattcaaCACTGCACCCCAGGAAACCCAATACCATGctggtcgtgtaataccataggggacagtgctgtgaattttggcatgaacttacatagggtaagaaaattggaaaaattaaatttttcaaagtccaatttgaaacaactgtgtataaacattgataacaatggtattggcctacatgtaaaaaaatcctgacaaattttctttaaaaaatgagcgaaatgtggctccctgaagtagaagatcggccACAACCGGCCATTTTCAgacatttaggggagaaaaaactgctttaatttgcaagccactaccatttttaaaagatttacacaaactttcacatgtctgccataacctgtCTGCAGGGTTTCTCCTGAAAACTATtaattgtggagaaatttgcgtttttaatgaccatgctgggaaatcattgataccatctggagaagacccggaaaccatatgtgggcagtgacttcataattctttttcgtgacaaaaaacctaattttcagccattttaatgcaatttctttgctttgtagatgcctttagtaagtgtatgtggacacatatgcatataaatgtacttttaatgctttttaatacattcaatgaaAGTATTTGGCTTTCAACCATAATCATTTCAGAAACGTGAATCCtttgtcttatatatatataatgtggttattcaatgtccactttagatatgtaaaaaagctatcacaatgctagtgttgtccccccccccacacacacacattattatacCGCCACAAAGTCTGTTTGGGGAGCTATGGCCGTCCAACCCGACGTGGATCTTGCGTCCGGGTAAAAAACTTCGTCGTATGTTCAACGTAAGCCTTCCTGGAGGCATCCAGCGCCTGTTTCCCAGCACCCATTCCTGTTGAACAGCAGCCGAAGCTTGTCAACGCCAAACTTCTCTGGGAAAACGTGCGGAAGGAGTAGACAGGCAAAATGTGCCTCATTGTTTGCCTCCCTGTTTATGGCGTCCAGTATCGCCTTGTCAACAAGGCTGGTTTCAGGCATCTGGTTTTCCTGGTCTGTGTCGGGCAGTATAGGCTGCAGAGGCTGCATAGGCTGTATAGGCTACAGAGGCCGTCGACTGGCCAACGACACCTCCAACCGCTCCACTGCCGCTTCCAGTTTTGTTAACCGCTTTCCCATGCTGATCATGGCTCTCGTCTGATCCGCCATGTATGTCTCCATGCGGTTCAGCAGCACAAGAATATGTGCCACGCTGCCGGGTTCCATTGTTGCACTTGTTCTTCTGGCAGGCGTGGGTCTAGTGATGATTGACGTGGTGATGGTTGGTGTTGCTGGTCTCGTTACCGTGGCGATGGCTGGTGTTGCTGGTATCGTGTCCGTGGCGATGGCTGGTGTTGCTGGTCTCGTGTCCGTGGTGATGGCTGGTGTCGTGTCCGTGGCGTTGGTTGGCGTTGCTGGTCTCGTCGTGTCCGTGGCGTTGGTTGGCGTGGTTTGTCTTGAAGTTCTTGGCGTGGCGTTGGTTGGCGTCGCTTGTCTCGAAGTTGTTGTGGCGCTGGTCGGCGTTGCGGCTATACAGGTGGTAGCCTGGACGACGGGTGATGTTGTTTGTTCAGATGTTGTTGGTTGCGCGTCGTCCCTTGGCGAGCCAACAGACACCACAACGGCCCTTTTCTTGGTGACCTTGGTGATCTTGGCGATGGTTTGGTCCACGGCATTCCGTTTTCGCGTCGGGGCAGACAAAGCGGTGATCCGTGTGGCCATTTCTTTTTCCATTGAATCCTTCTTTCCCTGCGCTAGCGCAGATGCAAGCCCAACCTGCTTCCCGCTTCCCCACTGCACATTGTACACTCCGTTGAGCTCAATCtgttaataataaaagtaatacataTAAGAACTGGCACAAGTGACTGAATGCACGTTCAATATCAAAAGCAGTTTTAAGGGGTctaaatcctgaattcaggaataatcctgaactttgacacctCTGTTTATTTACTCACATGGTTTAGTGTTTACGCaacataatttataattgaaagTCTTCTTACAATACATGTGGTTACTTAGAAAACAgttattaaaatgataataaagATGGTGTAAGATGCAACAATTGAGTTCTGACACATCGTTGTTAAAAGAATAGATAAAGGTTGcgattattaataattattgtatcAATTACAACAGCGACAAGTAGCAGCGCCTGAAATTGGAAATGACGGATTTTGCCGAGTCAGGTACGTTAAGCATTACATTACATACACAGAACTCCCAAGcttcaataaatattttcttcttttctacagTTTAATAATGCATGCGCATAGCGGGATACTTTTATACAATGTATTCATATtgttctacttctactattttcCCGCGTGCGCGGTTTATGTTGCAGTGAAACACgttattatttaacatgttttgaagaaATCAGTATAGCTAACATTAAACATTTTGCACAGTGAAATCGCATGCATAATATGGACTTAAGGTAATTGGAAATAAACAAATCAAAACTCGCTGACTATTACCCTCAAGTTTATGATTAAATAATCATGTGATAGTTCATGACCATGTCATAATATATAAACTATTCTTTATATTTACATTTCTAAATAtgattttacaaaattaatacTTATCAATCCCTAATTGAAAAAACCTAATCTAGTATGGAGAAATTCACTTTAGATGAATTCATTGCAAAATCACTCTAAACAAGCCTTGCTGCACTATCATGATTTTGACAACTTGTTATTTCATGTCAAATTCCATGTTCACTCGTATTATACGGGAAAATTAATACCGGGTACAGCTGTCATAACTTGGCATTATACGAGTCATGTAATAATAAGTCTTCTAATCGTTATTTTCCTTCATAATATTTTaatgattaccggaataaacccccttcggaagaaacccccttccctaaaaacggcatagcggaagaaaccccctttcacattttgcatacgcggcagaaaccccctcgctagttttgcataggcagAAACTATgaaagggtgtttcttccgccctgccgtttttagcgaagggggtttcttcctgAGGGGGTTTCTTTCGTACACCTATTTTAAGCATTCGCGTATCTTCAACAATGGGGAAACTTGATGTTAAATCAAAACTTGAGCTTATTTCGTTGTACAAAAGTGGAAACTCAACTAAGCGAATTATTTCAATTATGGGGTGTAAAGGCATAGTTATTTCCCGAAACCAGGTGAATTACTGGATAAATTCATACGAGAGTGGACGTTTTACATTTGATGAAATTAATGAACGCGGACATAGTTGGGCACCTAGGAAGTTATTCCAGTGGGACATTGATTTCATTAGAGAAGCATTTCGTAAAGATCCAAACGTAAGCAGTACGGATATTCATAAGCAATTGACCGAACAAGGTGCGACCTTTAGTTTGTCAACTACAAAACGTGCAATTCAGCTAGCCGGATATACAAGCGCAACTCCTAGATATGCGCAGCTAGTTAGCGTTGCAAATAAGATCGTTAGAAAAGCTTTCTGCCAGAGCCTGCTTGAGCGAAACGACACATTTGACGATGTTATTTTTACAGATGAATCTTCCATACAATTACATTCGAACAAACAGACATCGTTTAGACCTAAACATTCAGTGAACACGTGCATGCCCAAACCTAAACACCCACTGAAACTTCATGTTTGGGCTGGGATAAGTCGACGTGGTCCGACTAAAATTACTATTTTTGAAGTAATTATGGACTCGGAATTTTATACCAATTCTATTTTACGAGACAACTCCACTTTTATCCACTTGCGTTTCCCGAATACACACAGATTTCAACAGGACAATGACCCTAAACACCGTTCTCGAATGGCCATGGCTTTTATGGAGAGCAACGGAATCAACAATCAAAAATGGCCAGCTCAGAGCCCAGACCTTAACCCCATAGAAATGGTATGGAACCAACTTAAAGGATATGTTTCAAAATGTGAAATAGAATCATTTTGGATTACCCTCATGACTGCTGACCAGTGCAACAAATATATTGATAATTTATTCAAGGTGGTGCCTATTTGCATCAAAATGAACGGTTGTGCTACTGGCGATACGCCCAACAGAATATTCAGGCAGGAGTCAAGAGGAAAATCAATTATGTATTTTAACAACCTATTAGACACGGACGAACGTACCCGTGAAACAGCCTCACTGCTCTTACCTGGTTAGGCGAattgtaaattttgaacagcttAATGGACCGATGAAACACTTGAGAGAAATGTGTCTCTTAATGGTGAAAAGGCATAACGCTGTTATGGATTACCGTAAATCATACATTTTCGAAGCAAAGGGATTGTTAACAACAtgctgtgtttttttaataaacctgTACATGCAGTATGATGTTGACATGAATTAAATTATCGTAACTTTTCTGTTGTGTTGTTCGCTCAAAAGGGCATATAGAAACATTAATTACGATCTGAATAAATTTGATTGGGTTTATACTAAATTGCAAATAATAAAAACGTTGTTTTCTactattaaatatacatttatgaagcCTAACTAGTTTAATTTCCAGATGGAATTATGATTGACATAGGTAATGGCAAATACATAATCAAACAAATTATAATGTACTCTGTGACTCGTTTTTTTTAGATACCCTTGTTGCGTATTATTGGAATTTTAATTTAGCGTGAATAAAAAGCAGTTTCAACTAACCGGACCGAACCTATCTTGTTTATTCATTTacccttttttcaaaataacCAGGTTAATAACTAAAAAGATTCCATTTTAAGTAAATGTACCCCTGAAGATGTTTAAGAAGAGATAGCAGTTTCATAACTATACTCCTCAATTACCAATTAAATAACATACTCAATACTATCGATTGTTCGTTATACTAATAAATGCACAGTCGTATCGTTTTCGTAAAGTGTACTACGATGTCCTCACGTGCAATATATAGACGGGCGATATTTTAACAACCTGATGTAAAAGTATCATTCCCTAAAACCATTTGTATGTACGATCGTTTCCACTCCATGGTAATATATTCACGTTGACGTGaaacattgcaataatataattaattgtaATTAGTTCTTGATACTTCGTATAATACTCATAAAAATTCCAAAATATACTAGCACTTGCATGTCACATACAACAACATGGATAGGCTTATTTAAATAGCAACACTTTTTCTCAATTTGTAAGCTATTGCAAATTACCAATGCCAGTCATATATATACGTTCAAATATACGTGCAAAAATGGTATTTATGATTCCATTATATAATTAAGGCCATAAGtgtataatcatcatcatcatcatcatcatcatcatcatcatcatcatcatcatcatcatcatcatcatcatcatcctcctcctcctcctcattagTATAATGAACATTCTTAACGGCACGTGCCAAATAaaggccgtgggttattcgacatcAAACTGAGCGTATTTATGAGAGAACTTTACATGAAATAGcgaacaagaaaaaatatgatacattgtataaatcattACCGTGTTAAAAGCAAAATAATTCGTATACGTTATAGTTCGCATTTGTGATTTTACCCATAAGCTTTCCgaccgtgggttattcgacaacaaactataacgtacaggAATTATTTCGTAAATAATTCACggttacatacatgtatgaatgggtcaaattaaaaaaaggtaatGAAATGCGTAAAAACTaagatgtatatatttattgccCATTaaattttactaattaatatattTGGTTCTAAATGTGTTCCGTTTGATATTTAGACAATGAACGTTCAAAGCAATGTTTATTACATAAATCAGTGGTAAAAAAATAGCAGACCCCTTGATTTTCACATAATAGGCAATTCGCAAACCTCGATTATTTGAAAAGTAATTCACGATTAACAAACAGGTGCTATATGGTACCTCTGTAAAATTCAACATACCAGACATTATACCGCTTTAAAAATGTCCACTAAACGATCATACACCCTTAAGTATGCACAGGAATTttctacaaatatttatttaaaagatcaaATATAAACTTCACCGACTTTATTTTATGTAGGTCGGATTAGGTTTGGTAAGCTTTTTTTAACACTACGCCATATCAATGATGCGAttaaagacaataattataactAATTGTGTTTTCATAATTAACGTATTTGTTTCTTACTTCGTCGGCATCCTTGAAGTGTTTCCTGGTTCGAACCTGGAACTTCTTGTCTTCAAGAAACTGTACCAGGAAAAACAAGGTTTCCGTCGCCAGAAGGTGTCGCAGAGTCATCGTGCACAATGTATATATAATCCTAAACGAACAAACAATATCACAACAAACACTGTAGAAAATATACCAAGTATATAATTCGCAGTAAATCCAAAATAGCAGtagtaaacaaaatcaactgtataatatgaactgAATGAAACGAgcttatatacgcatattcaaacaatagtgaTAATGAGCTGATAATTGACACAATAACAATTAAGTCTTTAtaattgatgtggcttcaaactgctaattgactctgcaaaaatataatagcaaaaacaacatgcaattatAAATCCACCCATCttctggagccttgaccactctTAGGTGCGAAAACAGCTGCCTGGTCGCCTTGATGTCTCGAAATGAAAGGGAaaacaattgtacataattacgtgaccttgttaatgtgtgcaatacaacaacaacaacaacaacaacaacatttattagcttttaagcataaaattgctttttagccaaatgtataatatacacgtGTAAATACATTCTTTACGGGCAGGAAACTTACTTGCCAGGCAtactaaatatgcttatatgataatacctgttgtcgtaaaaataaaaccaaaaacaacaagggctgtttgtaaaacatgcatgccccccatatgggctgtccgttgtagtggcagccattgtgtgaatacgatttttgtcactgtgaccttgacctttgacctagtgacctgaaaatcaataggggtcatctgcgagtcacgatcaatgtacctatgaagtgtcatgatcctaggcaaaagccttcttgagttatcatccgaaaatcattttactatttctggtcaccgtgaccttgacctttgaccttgtgacctcaaaatcaatagggatcatctgcaagtcatgatcaatcaacctatgaagtttcatgatcctaggcgtatgcgttcttgagttatcatccgaaaaccattttactatttcgggtcaccgtgaccttgaccattgatatagtgacctgaaaatcaatagggatcaactgcgagtcatgatcaatctaccaatgaagtttcatgattctaggcataagcgttcttgagttatcatccggaaaccattttactatttcgggtcatcatgaccttgacctttgacctagtgacctgaaaatcaaaaggggtcatctgcacgtcatgatcaatgtacctatgaagtttcatcatcctaggcataattgttcttgagttatcatccggaaaccattttactatttcgggtcaccgtgaccttgaccttaaaaggctttgacctagtgacctgaaaatcaataggggtcatctgccagccattatcaatctacttacgaagtttcatgatcataggcataagcgttcttgagttatcatccgtaaacgattttactatttcgggacactgtgaccttgacctttgacctagtgacctcaaaatcaataggggtcatctgcgagtcatgatcaatctacctatcaagtttcatgatcctaggcctaagcgttctggagttatcatccggaaaccattttactatttcgggtcactgtgaccttgatccttgatctag contains the following coding sequences:
- the LOC127879100 gene encoding uncharacterized protein LOC127879100 — translated: MKTRSASINSSLNAIDTENLCSSDEQTVSTTNEMQGQDPKEVATLNKLMEAAPKKELDTDDVVKSIRTGEESEQEVGKASGTIQLQFNRDFEEIENDLKEKFNSLDQHSGSSVSCDDGENDDNEKDAQNDEDFDKQGSVSNGLNSSITIIIETETENDDDDIGEMSFSKEKGSDYDMYNYILKHDRSKGSMQELNENEESVSNEIDSYSELEQSLVDEIETDSDAFVDKIVEACGAKDLKTDKCFQDLPQNLPRQVDSNLMYHNMNPCSGNEHANDVDDELETSRDTDSMNTNNPDVSCKEIEGILKLASVDTEKDLNNNKIETCPDSQYSDFSDIQDSIPQNVKNSYSVKSIPHDGLVTSETDSERVSPEVFHMTQFSPTEVYGKDHEIGYHGFNQWNSKYPTNGSQSNSTLNTPDPVIFEDCEVVGASWNPDSGVWPDMTENPVPAMNASYADQNSNLGEKQGIKRSYSEAMENMQRGLVNSCSQFSIPPASVFNNLINQGRPPDISTWTAVSSMGSRQGYSIDLVNKPTCKVPPYYQNQVQNPILNDNSVGRNPMAYNRSQTEMLDTASAINPFDDNYINNNVPQLGVNTQLQGHTPQFIPQQNVLWQSGTAVLGSQRFPCQYFYSQPRNLPHYFAPQNPPHVYRPSTAYCLDFASPVSIVQQPLTFISNPPYLNANITRPTPVLASQISQVNCHLLNPSSFGQYSFQPNPVRQCPERIANGVNGHLLNQAGIQPLLGNGAVDIGGQPRYPTNAYVTSSFRKHSPLYTATRLEQGPLMLATSMGQKCQGLNNGNLMTCSNTASSDLIGINKSVSKIAVASASSAYTAAFSVASHEHQLKMSFAGSEKLTKNNLLQIMNTMDTISRDSSAFSDTSTSTFSNQGTSSNERTVISQNETCDVSFEESDAATASVPCSEIDSEYGDVGDSIVTSDVNSNIISSSLSNTTDTNKDFVVSQKEILQEEIQSTSVKSSNASLSSHFIMQKKLFSEIYCKSGTFESQAVNSALDLTKKIQVSENSCSASVEGSLTSFQTIRPIGEPGLPMSSTLNNPSVPTLAYAGGVLVPYMNSIFAAMDNFKKRMETSNPLQQVSSMCAPVISQSQVQQVSMRHDTMSQSMPNTTDCLLSIAQALQNQSSSRPPSKPFVQSTPLINQSLLTNQSLGLQQGVTNPLLYRFNYGIPVVQTGPLFLNPISRPVQSLNQTKVVTETCSSLQCSSTNSVVLDENNNQGCPVDTSPINKTATFCEAGLTSSKTDSKLYPSKSVRKRRANVRCTAACCCDKDLTEMEQKMIKKLEQKESSKAKRLRPISKQAAVGSCTSSSYAQSGASALQPMIVGVCQNRTVPPKVFMEGKVPISSVHPRHHMSIKGPEVTRLRPITNNGITSYAPIPMVNQQKLSKKESFKARHFNFAKLVIGQYQYSSAGHWTNEKMARVKIMFRRRQLTYEFQLCGLEGDRRPMAEVIVPFHIIAGLWMFDKDMRVEVNQAPKMYVGTKGLTGSTHHAVYSRGSAVDLTHDQIASSPYHYIQFRAVCGNKIRSLLSEFDPVLGELFKRPYIEDSTKTLRPATRQLYNVLLDPSIRLHTDQNNNSAPTCDRVTSVEDPSQVIVNCSCTAGCSDSLCNCCISGVTCTEGICGCVGCCNPLNVLHQLGLPTAQARTDPCLMENIYQISRLDCYVKTRLTLECCGLGILLFNCIPGEFQCPNPTCRARYKYSWCSAQLCNEDVMPRNHCLKCARCTDYRNLHCQNCNVCYFAGLCKTFKCPMCHNKEGACSSPEPDESEMDSDSEA